The Mytilus trossulus isolate FHL-02 chromosome 3, PNRI_Mtr1.1.1.hap1, whole genome shotgun sequence genome contains a region encoding:
- the LOC134711122 gene encoding thyrostimulin beta-5 subunit-like: protein MAVNHWIFLVLVVSSYLQQTYVSGSFDFDSMLACFRREYNFRATKPFITRHGLVLPCSDIITVYSCYGRCDSSEIADYKIPYKISNHKVCTYGDVQKRTVTLTNCHPLHPDPTYEVFDATFCSCKSCSSDSTSCENLNG, encoded by the exons ATGGCTGTTAACCATTGGATCTTTTTGGTATTGGTTGTATCTTCATATCTTCAACAAACATATGTATCCGGATCCTTTGATTTTGATTCGATGTTGGCGTGTTTCCGAAGagagtacaatttcagagcaaccAAACCATTTATAACTCGTCATGGACTCGTTTTGCCATGTTCTGATATTATAACAGTTTATTCCTGCTATGGCAGGTGCGACTCAAGTGAG ATTGCAGATTACAAGATTCCATATAAAATAAGCAACCACAAAGTATGTACTTATGGAGATGTACAGAAACGGACAGTAACATTAACCAATTGTCATCCCTTACATCCGGATCCGACCTACGAAGTATTCGACGCCACGTTCTGTTCTTGTAAAAGCTGTAGTTCTGACAGCACAAGCTGCGAAAATCTAAATGGATAG